The Microcoleus sp. bin38.metabat.b11b12b14.051 genome includes a window with the following:
- a CDS encoding 16S rRNA (uracil(1498)-N(3))-methyltransferase yields MPQLQRLAVNAAQICDRTINLTPEQQHYLHRVLRLNQGDKFIAMDGRGHWWLAVLEAQETGLIASITAEIAVNKELGVEVTLMAALPKGNGFDEVVRQATELGVASILPLTSDRTLLKPSAQKVDRWIRIATEAAEQSERQIVPVVVEPVSFDLAVKDCHQKHRFICVARGENRYLGDCLSPLEPPQPRAGTGAPPLQRGEQEPEEEPQELSIAIAIGPEGGWTDGEVQKAIEFGFEPVSLGSRILRAVTAPIVALSLVGSAFEKRPSPKKIP; encoded by the coding sequence ATGCCTCAATTACAAAGATTAGCAGTTAATGCCGCCCAAATTTGCGATCGCACAATCAACTTAACCCCCGAACAACAGCATTATTTACATCGCGTGTTGCGACTGAATCAGGGCGATAAATTTATTGCAATGGACGGTCGAGGACATTGGTGGCTAGCAGTCCTAGAAGCCCAGGAAACAGGTTTGATTGCGTCGATAACAGCAGAAATCGCAGTTAATAAGGAGCTTGGTGTCGAGGTGACTTTGATGGCGGCTTTGCCCAAGGGAAACGGCTTTGATGAGGTTGTCAGACAGGCCACGGAGTTGGGTGTGGCAAGTATTTTGCCGCTGACGAGCGATCGCACTTTGCTCAAACCGAGCGCCCAAAAAGTCGATCGCTGGATCAGGATTGCTACCGAGGCGGCAGAACAGTCCGAGCGTCAAATTGTGCCAGTGGTTGTAGAGCCTGTTTCCTTTGATTTAGCTGTGAAAGATTGCCATCAAAAACATCGATTTATTTGTGTGGCGCGTGGAGAAAATCGCTATTTGGGGGATTGTTTGAGCCCTTTAGAACCCCCCCAGCCTAGGGCGGGCACGGGGGCACCGCCCCTACAAAGGGGGGAGCAAGAACCGGAGGAAGAACCCCAGGAATTATCGATCGCCATTGCTATTGGCCCGGAGGGCGGCTGGACAGATGGAGAAGTGCAAAAGGCGATCGAGTTTGGTTTTGAACCTGTTTCTTTGGGTAGCAGAATCCTGAGGGCGGTAACAGCCCCGATTGTGGCTTTATCTTTGGTGGGAAGCGCTTTTGAAAAGCGCCCATCCCCCAAAAAAATTCCCTGA
- a CDS encoding type II toxin-antitoxin system PemK/MazF family toxin, whose amino-acid sequence MFTMIYRRGDVVLVLFPNADLRTAKRRPVLIVQADRLGTNLGQTITAMITSNLARAKHPSRVLVSLATPEGQQTRLLADSVIMTDNLVTLLEVEIDRKIGIWSNMAAVDAALKHTFAI is encoded by the coding sequence ATGTTTACGATGATTTATAGGCGCGGTGACGTAGTGCTGGTTCTGTTTCCCAATGCAGATTTGCGTACTGCGAAGCGCCGCCCCGTTTTGATAGTCCAAGCCGATCGTCTCGGGACTAATTTAGGACAAACTATTACAGCAATGATTACTAGCAATTTAGCCCGCGCCAAACACCCCAGCCGGGTTTTAGTTTCCCTAGCAACACCGGAAGGACAGCAAACACGACTTTTGGCTGATTCGGTAATCATGACAGACAATCTGGTAACGCTTCTCGAAGTGGAAATCGATCGCAAAATTGGTATTTGGTCAAATATGGCGGCAGTAGATGCAGCACTAAAGCATACTTTCGCAATCTGA
- a CDS encoding lysozyme inhibitor LprI family protein, protein MKISLRKSRSLFLSLAPIAVLATTSVLAQSGPFPIAQQINCDRPQGDVEVRACIRFRYETSDKRLNDVYKQLLAKLKGEERSLLVEAQLGWIKLRDNNCEFETYRSRGGTGYRGFLNECLDRMTKARTAELEKY, encoded by the coding sequence ATGAAAATAAGTTTAAGAAAAAGCCGATCGCTCTTTTTGTCGCTCGCACCGATCGCAGTTTTAGCAACAACATCAGTTTTGGCACAATCTGGGCCTTTTCCCATTGCTCAACAGATTAATTGCGATCGCCCCCAAGGAGACGTGGAAGTCAGGGCTTGTATTCGGTTTAGGTATGAAACCTCCGACAAACGACTGAATGACGTTTACAAGCAACTGCTTGCTAAATTGAAGGGTGAAGAGCGATCGCTCCTTGTGGAAGCACAGTTAGGCTGGATTAAGCTGCGGGATAATAACTGCGAATTTGAAACCTATAGAAGTCGTGGCGGTACAGGTTATCGAGGTTTTCTCAATGAATGTTTGGATCGGATGACAAAAGCGCGTACTGCTGAATTGGAAAAGTATTAA
- a CDS encoding PPC domain-containing protein — protein sequence MKTLPLTLTLISAAITAITPAVLAQPQPPANEIYIDKNCRPNQQLPQLERYTIFSRNEFTSNGQQYLFYSARYQDGTVVLCISKPNFNQPKTVSQPKIEANFIDKIVQVPNNKTAFIITVREGNGLDTPMTNYALDFKNVDRPKLTSLSLLQQRGTLKDGDPSLQGGSFYREHSFQGRANQSVTIDLKSRSFEHFVTIIAPSGNKIVDIKAVRPNNRESQITVKLPSNGTYKIIVQGLDRTSKGSYTLSINSNQL from the coding sequence ATGAAAACCCTCCCCCTTACCCTCACCCTCATCTCAGCAGCTATCACCGCGATCACACCAGCAGTCTTAGCCCAACCGCAGCCACCCGCCAACGAAATCTACATCGATAAAAATTGCCGCCCCAACCAACAATTACCCCAACTTGAAAGATACACTATTTTTAGCAGAAACGAATTTACAAGTAACGGTCAACAGTATTTATTCTATAGCGCCCGATATCAAGATGGAACCGTAGTTCTATGTATATCCAAACCAAATTTTAACCAGCCCAAAACTGTAAGTCAACCTAAAATAGAAGCTAACTTTATTGACAAAATAGTACAAGTTCCCAACAACAAAACAGCCTTTATCATCACAGTCAGAGAAGGCAATGGTTTGGATACACCCATGACAAATTATGCCTTAGATTTCAAGAATGTCGATCGACCAAAACTCACATCCCTGTCCCTGCTACAGCAGCGGGGAACCCTCAAAGACGGCGACCCCAGCCTTCAGGGCGGCAGCTTTTACCGCGAACACAGCTTTCAAGGACGTGCAAATCAATCCGTCACCATCGACCTCAAAAGCAGGTCATTCGAGCACTTCGTCACAATCATCGCACCCAGCGGCAATAAAATTGTCGATATCAAAGCTGTTCGCCCCAACAACCGAGAATCCCAAATTACCGTAAAATTGCCCAGCAACGGCACTTACAAAATAATTGTTCAAGGACTCGATCGCACCAGCAAAGGTTCATACACCCTCAGCATTAATTCCAATCAACTATAA
- a CDS encoding YgiT-type zinc finger protein: MNPDIWRETMVEQKVTYTLEIKGKFIIIENVPARVCLETGERFFSPETVEQLQKMIWEDRKPTRVIETPVFEFA, encoded by the coding sequence ATGAACCCTGATATCTGGAGAGAAACAATGGTGGAACAAAAGGTAACTTACACGCTTGAAATCAAAGGTAAGTTTATTATTATTGAAAATGTTCCTGCTAGAGTGTGTTTGGAAACGGGAGAGCGTTTTTTTTCGCCTGAGACTGTGGAACAGTTGCAGAAGATGATTTGGGAAGATAGAAAGCCGACTAGGGTGATTGAAACACCTGTTTTTGAGTTTGCTTAG
- a CDS encoding DUF4258 domain-containing protein produces the protein MTIIEKIRVKIVRNDFELSQHAVNQSIVRGISVQELREAIMIGEVIEEYPDDKYGPSCLIFGLTIANRPLHVQCSYPSRPLVKIITLYEPEPKIWINFKLRINQNEP, from the coding sequence ATGACAATAATTGAAAAAATACGTGTCAAAATTGTACGCAATGATTTTGAGCTTTCACAACACGCAGTAAACCAAAGCATAGTTCGCGGTATCAGCGTACAAGAACTTCGGGAAGCAATAATGATTGGTGAAGTTATCGAAGAGTATCCCGATGACAAATATGGCCCAAGCTGTTTGATTTTTGGTTTGACTATTGCCAATAGACCTTTGCACGTTCAGTGCAGTTATCCATCTCGTCCTTTGGTAAAAATCATTACTTTATATGAACCAGAGCCGAAAATTTGGATTAATTTTAAGTTAAGGATAAATCAAAATGAACCCTGA
- a CDS encoding tetratricopeptide repeat protein, producing the protein MTDIHQIAAALDRQDYKGAAQLIKQLQQESPENPWVQYYIGRYYELTNNPEKAQTTYKQILRDITNPKIVSQARQGIQRIETAQQNLRQQAIETAKNDPNSLDPGLLILEPVSPEDKPAAIQNISRIFNTDAYTTRMQIQSRGWRLYKTGPIAELRIYGQELINAGIPVFWATLADIQKIQIFRVQHFQSLSSPTVVCKDNFDRLGSIEFKWSEVSQIVEGALPIFIDVMDYSPNRRNDEFRHKEITQDYAQICDLHIPSRHCILRICDQSYEFQQGVDFTKISPSIPASPNQKNQTSRVKKSPQIPQSTTRINWNHLLEIFEQQLDVTVWSEFTPFADTVLDYTQMLSKIDPHVEVERKAETPWDPAFQLYSGLAFLRNQGNREEEKSTRNKYS; encoded by the coding sequence ATGACAGACATCCACCAAATAGCAGCCGCCCTCGATCGCCAAGACTACAAAGGCGCCGCCCAACTCATCAAACAACTGCAACAAGAATCCCCTGAAAATCCCTGGGTACAATACTACATCGGCCGCTACTACGAACTCACCAATAACCCCGAAAAAGCCCAAACAACCTACAAACAAATACTCCGCGACATCACCAACCCCAAAATCGTCTCCCAAGCCCGCCAAGGCATTCAACGCATTGAAACCGCACAACAAAACCTGCGCCAACAAGCAATCGAAACCGCCAAAAACGACCCCAACAGCCTCGATCCCGGACTCCTGATCCTCGAACCCGTCAGTCCCGAAGACAAGCCCGCAGCCATACAAAACATCAGCAGAATCTTCAATACCGACGCCTACACAACCCGGATGCAAATCCAAAGCCGCGGCTGGAGACTCTACAAAACCGGCCCCATCGCCGAACTGCGAATTTACGGCCAAGAACTCATCAACGCCGGAATTCCCGTATTTTGGGCAACTCTAGCCGACATTCAAAAAATCCAAATCTTCCGAGTGCAACACTTCCAATCTCTATCTTCCCCAACCGTAGTTTGCAAAGATAACTTCGATAGACTTGGTTCCATAGAATTTAAATGGTCAGAAGTCAGCCAAATAGTAGAAGGCGCGTTACCGATTTTTATTGATGTTATGGACTACTCGCCCAACCGCAGAAACGATGAATTTCGCCACAAAGAAATCACGCAAGATTACGCTCAAATCTGCGACTTACACATTCCCAGCCGCCACTGCATTCTGCGAATTTGCGACCAAAGTTACGAATTTCAACAAGGCGTTGACTTCACCAAAATTTCACCAAGTATCCCAGCTTCACCGAACCAAAAAAACCAAACATCCAGAGTCAAAAAATCCCCACAAATCCCTCAAAGTACCACCAGAATCAACTGGAATCACTTGCTAGAAATATTTGAGCAACAACTTGACGTTACAGTGTGGTCAGAATTTACTCCTTTTGCCGATACAGTCCTGGATTACACCCAGATGTTAAGCAAAATTGACCCTCATGTAGAAGTCGAGCGCAAAGCCGAAACTCCTTGGGACCCGGCTTTCCAGCTATACAGTGGATTAGCCTTTCTCAGAAACCAAGGAAACAGGGAAGAAGAAAAATCAACAAGGAATAAGTATTCGTAG
- a CDS encoding alpha/beta fold hydrolase: MNSSLDRNPVILIHGIWDTKSIFSKMSARLTELGWAVHSLNLTPNDGSLGLDSLAKQLAEYISETFDPEQTLDIVGYSMGGIVSRYYVQRLGGINRVQRFITISSPHKGTLTAYSLALPGYLDMRPDSGLLRDLNQDVTVLKRINFTSMWTPFDIMIVPSNSSQMPVGKEVKLNVMLHRQMVTETQSINALVAELKAPIKNKIHT, from the coding sequence ATGAACAGTTCGCTCGATCGCAATCCCGTCATCTTGATCCACGGCATTTGGGACACAAAGTCTATTTTCAGCAAAATGTCCGCCCGCCTCACCGAACTCGGATGGGCAGTTCACAGCCTCAACCTCACCCCCAACGACGGCAGCCTCGGCCTCGACTCACTGGCGAAGCAACTGGCAGAATACATATCTGAAACCTTCGATCCAGAACAGACATTAGACATAGTAGGCTACAGCATGGGCGGCATCGTCAGCCGCTACTACGTCCAGCGACTGGGAGGAATTAACCGAGTCCAGCGTTTCATCACCATATCTTCCCCCCACAAAGGAACCCTCACCGCCTATTCCCTAGCCCTACCAGGATACCTCGATATGCGGCCCGATAGCGGCTTGCTGCGCGATTTAAATCAAGATGTAACCGTGCTCAAACGGATAAATTTTACATCAATGTGGACGCCATTTGACATCATGATTGTACCGTCGAACAGCTCCCAAATGCCAGTAGGCAAAGAAGTCAAACTTAACGTAATGCTGCACCGCCAAATGGTAACAGAAACCCAAAGTATTAACGCATTAGTAGCAGAACTCAAAGCACCTATTAAAAATAAAATTCATACTTAA
- a CDS encoding VOC family protein, translated as MSQVLFHLAFPVTDIAQTKAFYVDGLGCQLGRESPNSAIMGLCGHQIVAHVSREAVTPQRGIYPRHFGLIFTSEADWEALLAKAQQHNLNFYQEPRRRFVGLPTEHRTFFLEDPFHNILEFKYYCEAEAIFGRSEYAEVGDAV; from the coding sequence ATGAGCCAAGTCTTATTTCATCTTGCCTTCCCCGTGACAGATATTGCCCAAACCAAAGCCTTCTACGTAGACGGACTCGGCTGCCAATTAGGTCGCGAATCCCCGAATTCTGCGATTATGGGTTTGTGCGGGCATCAAATAGTCGCCCACGTCAGCCGCGAAGCTGTGACGCCTCAGCGAGGCATCTATCCCCGGCATTTTGGGTTAATTTTCACTTCGGAAGCTGATTGGGAAGCGTTGTTAGCAAAGGCTCAGCAACACAATTTAAATTTCTATCAAGAACCTAGAAGGCGATTTGTCGGTTTGCCTACAGAACACCGCACTTTTTTCTTAGAAGATCCTTTCCACAATATACTGGAGTTCAAGTATTACTGCGAAGCTGAGGCAATTTTTGGCCGCAGCGAATACGCTGAAGTCGGCGATGCAGTTTAG
- a CDS encoding TIGR00297 family protein, whose translation MQNSELFFNYLSWSNPWLVAIALNTFLLAIATLAPKKLLTPAGQLHGWLLGVIIWGSLGWQGYAVVMFYFLVGSGVTRIGKAQKEAQGIAEKRSGARGPENVWGSALTATFCAVGVLALSILGDTGGILGDTGRILGDTGGILGDTGRILGDTGKMPVPQDVIWAVPQDVISLLLLGYVASFCTKLSDTCASEIGKAYGKHTFLITTLQPVPRGTEGAVSLEGTIAGIVGSVLMALVSWAVGLIDLTGIAFCVISAFIATNIESVIGATVQSKFEWLTNEVVNFFNTLIGAIAAIVLASVWKAFLA comes from the coding sequence ATGCAGAATTCAGAATTGTTCTTTAATTATTTATCTTGGTCTAATCCTTGGTTGGTGGCGATCGCCCTGAATACATTTTTACTCGCGATCGCCACACTTGCTCCTAAAAAATTACTTACTCCGGCTGGACAACTCCACGGTTGGCTGCTGGGCGTCATCATCTGGGGCAGTTTGGGATGGCAAGGCTATGCTGTGGTGATGTTCTACTTTCTGGTGGGATCAGGAGTTACCCGCATCGGCAAAGCTCAAAAAGAAGCCCAAGGAATTGCCGAAAAACGTTCCGGAGCCCGAGGCCCGGAAAATGTTTGGGGTTCGGCTTTAACCGCTACTTTCTGCGCTGTGGGAGTTTTGGCATTGTCTATTTTGGGAGACACAGGCGGTATTTTGGGAGACACAGGCCGTATTTTGGGAGACACAGGCGGTATTTTGGGAGACACAGGCCGTATTTTGGGAGACACAGGCAAGATGCCTGTGCCACAAGATGTGATTTGGGCTGTGCCACAAGATGTGATTTCCCTGTTGTTGCTGGGTTATGTCGCTAGTTTCTGCACTAAACTTTCTGATACCTGCGCTAGCGAAATCGGCAAAGCTTACGGGAAACATACGTTTTTGATTACTACCTTGCAGCCTGTACCTAGGGGAACCGAAGGGGCTGTCAGTTTGGAAGGAACGATCGCAGGTATTGTCGGCTCGGTGCTGATGGCGCTGGTTAGTTGGGCTGTGGGTTTAATAGACTTGACAGGAATTGCTTTTTGTGTTATTTCAGCTTTTATTGCTACCAACATCGAGAGCGTGATTGGCGCGACAGTGCAATCTAAGTTTGAGTGGCTGACGAATGAGGTAGTAAATTTTTTCAATACGCTGATCGGAGCGATCGCCGCGATCGTCCTAGCCTCTGTCTGGAAAGCTTTTTTAGCTTAG
- the hetR gene encoding heterocyst differentiation master regulator HetR — protein MKNDSLDLVKSLSPSAMDQIMLYLAFSAMRTSGHRHGAFLDAAATAAKCAIYMTYMEQDNLRMTGHLHHIEPKRVKVIVEEVQEALTKGKLLKMLGSQEPRYLIQFPYVWLEQYAWVPGRPRIPGNSLTADEKKYLEGKIPANPPDAQLINSFQFMELIEFLHRRSQEDMPPERRMPLSEALAEHIKRRLIYSGTVTRIDSPWGMPFYALTRATYSPAEQEERTFTMVEDTARYFRLMKDWAEKQPNVMRVMETLDIPPERLEQAVEELDEIIRNWADRYHKRGEPTMVLQMVFGPQDDA, from the coding sequence ATGAAAAATGACTCTTTGGATCTGGTCAAAAGCCTCAGCCCTAGTGCAATGGATCAGATCATGCTATATCTGGCGTTTAGCGCCATGAGAACCAGTGGGCACAGGCACGGGGCGTTCCTTGACGCGGCCGCCACGGCGGCTAAGTGTGCCATTTATATGACTTATATGGAGCAGGATAACCTGCGGATGACCGGGCACTTGCATCACATTGAGCCTAAACGGGTGAAGGTGATTGTCGAGGAAGTTCAGGAAGCTCTGACTAAGGGAAAATTGCTGAAAATGTTGGGTTCCCAAGAACCTAGATATTTGATTCAGTTTCCTTATGTCTGGCTGGAACAGTATGCTTGGGTTCCGGGACGCCCTCGAATTCCGGGAAACAGCTTGACTGCGGATGAAAAAAAATATCTCGAAGGCAAGATTCCTGCGAATCCGCCTGATGCTCAATTGATCAACTCTTTTCAATTTATGGAGTTGATCGAGTTTCTGCACAGGCGATCGCAAGAAGATATGCCTCCGGAAAGGCGAATGCCACTGAGCGAAGCTCTAGCAGAACACATCAAGCGCCGCTTGATATATTCCGGAACGGTGACTCGGATCGATTCGCCTTGGGGAATGCCTTTTTATGCCCTCACCCGCGCTACTTACTCTCCGGCAGAGCAGGAAGAACGCACTTTTACAATGGTGGAGGATACTGCTAGATATTTCCGGCTGATGAAGGACTGGGCGGAAAAACAACCAAACGTCATGCGAGTTATGGAAACTTTGGATATCCCGCCTGAACGGCTCGAACAAGCTGTTGAGGAATTAGATGAAATTATTCGCAATTGGGCCGATCGCTATCACAAGCGTGGCGAACCAACAATGGTTTTACAAATGGTTTTTGGGCCGCAAGATGACGCTTAA
- a CDS encoding FAD-dependent oxidoreductase — MSSTLKADVLVVGGGTGGTAAAVQAARRGAKTILVSEFPWLGGMLTNAGVCAPDGNELAAFQTGLWGAFLRELQQRQPGGLDWGWVSFFTYDPRTGAEIFADWVKCLPNLQWISGQKAQDVLIEGNIISGVRFADFTVAAKITLDATELGDLLALAQVPHRWGWEFQAQWGEPSAPIAPNDLTQRYSVQAPTWVVVMQDFGEGAVAPEIPPPPVDNPDRFIGAWDAYTPEQFLNYGRLPGGLLMINWPIRGNDYGEGVDRLIESETSRQEFLQESLWHSQSFARFIQTQLGLRYGLAENIFPISPTENSQNSCLVRSAFALHPYYRESRRLRGISTVTETDILPVFGARVAKLPIDSQGICQTIAIGNYANDHHYTRGDIFLQPKSIRWGGRWTGTPFTIPYGALIPESTDGLLVCEKNISVSHIANGATRLQPVVMNIGQAAGMAAALCVEAGCQPRDLPVRVLQEALLQDSEARAAVVPLFNLTPQRSDWLDRQRYYLDRPQAYPASGECPLSVKSDRETRFLNESSVFETRTLTFEPSFCASPSSKTANSESEFSGIFRRLGAQDWTLSLTNPPSWRGQTWQLVTLDWETDQFLENCATETPLRVWGRLNEAGAWLLAGAVALNR; from the coding sequence ATGTCCTCAACCTTAAAAGCAGATGTTCTAGTAGTCGGTGGCGGTACCGGTGGCACCGCAGCCGCCGTGCAAGCGGCCCGCCGCGGTGCCAAAACTATTTTAGTCAGCGAATTTCCTTGGCTGGGAGGAATGCTGACGAACGCGGGCGTGTGTGCCCCCGACGGCAACGAATTAGCAGCCTTTCAGACGGGTTTGTGGGGTGCGTTTCTCCGGGAACTCCAGCAGCGACAGCCCGGTGGTTTGGATTGGGGCTGGGTCAGTTTTTTTACTTACGATCCCCGCACTGGTGCTGAAATTTTTGCTGATTGGGTTAAGTGTTTGCCGAACTTGCAGTGGATTTCTGGACAAAAAGCTCAAGATGTGCTAATAGAAGGCAACATAATTTCTGGGGTTCGGTTTGCCGATTTTACGGTGGCGGCCAAAATCACTTTGGATGCAACGGAATTGGGAGATTTGCTGGCTTTAGCCCAGGTGCCGCACCGCTGGGGTTGGGAATTTCAAGCCCAATGGGGAGAACCTAGCGCGCCGATCGCCCCTAACGATCTCACACAAAGGTATTCGGTGCAAGCTCCTACTTGGGTGGTTGTAATGCAGGATTTTGGCGAAGGTGCGGTGGCGCCCGAAATTCCCCCGCCGCCTGTTGACAATCCCGATCGATTTATCGGTGCTTGGGACGCTTACACTCCCGAACAATTTCTCAATTACGGCCGACTGCCTGGGGGATTGTTGATGATTAATTGGCCGATTCGTGGTAATGATTATGGTGAAGGAGTCGATCGACTAATTGAATCTGAAACATCCCGACAAGAATTCCTCCAAGAAAGTCTCTGGCACAGCCAAAGTTTCGCCCGCTTCATTCAAACCCAACTCGGCCTGCGCTACGGCTTAGCAGAGAATATTTTCCCGATTTCACCTACAGAAAATTCACAAAATTCTTGCCTGGTTCGTTCTGCTTTCGCCTTGCACCCGTACTACCGAGAAAGCCGCCGTTTGCGAGGGATAAGTACAGTCACAGAAACAGATATTTTGCCTGTTTTCGGTGCCAGAGTCGCGAAATTGCCGATCGATTCTCAGGGAATTTGCCAGACAATTGCGATCGGCAACTATGCCAACGATCACCACTACACTAGAGGCGACATTTTCTTGCAGCCCAAATCCATCCGCTGGGGCGGGCGCTGGACTGGCACTCCCTTTACAATTCCTTACGGTGCGTTAATTCCTGAGAGTACAGACGGTTTGCTAGTCTGCGAAAAAAATATTTCCGTGTCTCACATCGCCAACGGTGCAACTCGCTTGCAGCCTGTGGTGATGAATATCGGACAGGCGGCGGGGATGGCGGCTGCATTGTGCGTTGAAGCTGGATGTCAGCCGCGCGATTTGCCTGTCAGGGTTTTACAGGAAGCTTTGCTGCAAGATTCTGAGGCGAGGGCGGCGGTTGTTCCTTTATTTAATTTGACACCCCAGCGATCGGATTGGCTCGATCGGCAGCGCTATTATCTCGATCGACCTCAAGCATATCCCGCGAGTGGCGAATGTCCTTTGTCAGTTAAAAGCGATCGAGAAACCCGGTTTCTCAACGAAAGTTCTGTATTTGAAACCAGAACCTTGACATTTGAACCCAGTTTCTGCGCCAGTCCCAGCAGTAAAACAGCAAATAGCGAGAGCGAATTTTCGGGTATTTTCCGCCGCCTGGGCGCACAAGACTGGACGCTAAGCCTGACAAATCCCCCATCCTGGAGGGGTCAAACTTGGCAACTCGTGACTTTAGACTGGGAAACCGACCAATTTTTAGAGAATTGCGCCACAGAAACACCTCTGAGGGTATGGGGAAGGCTGAATGAGGCCGGTGCTTGGCTCCTGGCGGGAGCAGTAGCATTGAATCGGTGA
- the cysC gene encoding adenylyl-sulfate kinase, with translation MEKGFILWFTGLSGSGKTSISKALEPELKGRGCKVEILDGDVVRTNLSKGLGFSKEDRDTNIRRIGFVANLLSRNGVVAMTAAISPYRAVRDEIRAIEPNFVEVYVKAPLEVCEARDVKGLYAKARSGEIKGFTGIDDAYEEPVNPEIICYTERESLADCVKKVLSKLEELGYI, from the coding sequence ATGGAAAAAGGTTTTATATTGTGGTTTACCGGGCTGAGCGGTTCCGGCAAAACAAGTATCAGCAAAGCGCTTGAACCAGAATTGAAGGGTCGAGGCTGCAAAGTAGAAATATTGGATGGAGATGTCGTTCGTACCAACTTGTCAAAAGGTTTGGGATTTAGTAAAGAAGACCGAGATACTAATATTCGGCGGATTGGATTTGTGGCGAACCTACTCAGCCGCAATGGAGTTGTGGCAATGACGGCAGCTATTAGCCCCTACAGAGCAGTTCGCGACGAAATTAGAGCGATCGAGCCAAATTTTGTTGAGGTGTATGTCAAAGCGCCGCTAGAAGTGTGCGAAGCGCGCGATGTCAAAGGGCTCTACGCTAAGGCGAGATCCGGAGAAATTAAGGGTTTTACCGGAATTGACGATGCCTATGAAGAACCTGTCAATCCTGAGATTATTTGTTACACAGAGCGAGAAAGTTTGGCAGACTGTGTGAAAAAAGTTCTCAGCAAGTTAGAAGAGTTGGGTTACATTTGA